A region from the Streptomyces lydicus genome encodes:
- a CDS encoding transporter substrate-binding domain-containing protein — MKRAATLSALACLLAVTAAAPAVPDAPTGGEGAPPAVGSKASALDAIPRRGVLRVCTTGDYRPFSHLDPKTGTYSGVDIAMAGDLAKSLDATPRYVATTWAKLVGDLSAGRCDIAMGGVSVTLPRARSVYFSEPTRTDGKTPLVRCADKDKYQTLQQIDRPGTKVIVNPGGTNEEFARAHIRRATLTVHPDNTTIFDEIIAGRADVMMTDASETRYQAKIHPELCSLHPDKPFSFSEKAYALPRDDNEFKAYVDQWVHLATHDGTYRKYEDAWMK, encoded by the coding sequence ATGAAGCGCGCCGCCACCCTCTCCGCCCTGGCTTGTCTGCTCGCCGTCACCGCCGCCGCACCGGCGGTGCCGGACGCCCCGACCGGAGGAGAGGGGGCCCCACCCGCCGTCGGATCGAAGGCCTCGGCCCTCGACGCCATCCCCCGGCGCGGTGTGCTGCGAGTCTGCACCACCGGCGACTACCGCCCCTTCAGCCACCTCGACCCCAAGACCGGCACCTACAGCGGTGTGGACATCGCCATGGCCGGGGACCTCGCCAAGAGCCTTGACGCCACACCCCGTTATGTGGCCACGACCTGGGCCAAGCTCGTCGGCGACCTGTCGGCCGGCCGCTGCGACATCGCCATGGGCGGCGTCTCGGTCACCCTCCCGCGCGCTCGCTCCGTCTACTTCAGCGAGCCCACCCGCACCGACGGCAAGACGCCCCTCGTGCGCTGCGCGGACAAGGACAAGTACCAGACCCTGCAACAGATCGACCGGCCCGGAACGAAGGTCATCGTCAACCCCGGTGGCACCAACGAGGAATTCGCCCGCGCCCATATCCGGCGGGCCACCCTCACCGTCCACCCGGACAACACCACGATCTTCGACGAGATCATCGCGGGCCGCGCGGATGTGATGATGACGGACGCGAGTGAGACCCGCTACCAGGCCAAGATCCACCCCGAACTCTGCTCGCTCCACCCGGACAAGCCCTTCTCCTTCTCCGAGAAGGCCTACGCCCTGCCCCGCGACGACAACGAGTTCAAGGCGTACGTGGACCAGTGGGTGCACCTCGCCACCCATGACGGGACCTACCGCAAGTACGAGGACGCCTGGATGAAGTGA
- a CDS encoding bifunctional 4-hydroxy-2-oxoglutarate aldolase/2-dehydro-3-deoxy-phosphogluconate aldolase — protein MYRWEITRAALAQRVFAIVRSRTYDEASATADTLLSAGITSLEISLTTPFALEAVTTLTRELGDDAVIGAGTVLDAASARMAVDAGARYLVSPSLDAEVIRTGHRYGIPVFPGVSTPTEMVRALELGADAVKLFPASGHDPAWLAEVRASLPQVPLLPTGGVTVDSAPEWIAAGAVAVGMGTALSEGDRETVAKRAADLLNRLDEAAPDRSTGRGTANLYED, from the coding sequence GTGTATCGCTGGGAGATCACCCGGGCCGCTCTGGCGCAGCGGGTTTTCGCCATCGTCCGGAGCAGAACGTATGACGAGGCGAGCGCCACTGCCGACACCTTGTTGTCGGCGGGCATCACCAGCCTGGAGATATCCCTCACCACCCCCTTCGCCCTGGAGGCGGTCACGACGCTGACCCGCGAGCTGGGCGACGACGCCGTCATCGGCGCGGGCACGGTCCTTGACGCGGCATCGGCCCGGATGGCGGTCGACGCGGGCGCCCGCTATCTCGTCTCGCCGAGCCTCGACGCCGAGGTCATCCGTACCGGCCACCGCTACGGCATCCCGGTCTTCCCCGGGGTGTCGACGCCGACCGAGATGGTCCGCGCGCTCGAACTCGGCGCGGACGCGGTCAAGCTGTTCCCCGCCTCGGGGCACGACCCGGCCTGGCTGGCGGAGGTCCGTGCGTCACTGCCGCAGGTGCCGCTGCTGCCGACGGGTGGGGTGACGGTCGACAGCGCGCCGGAGTGGATCGCGGCGGGAGCGGTCGCCGTCGGCATGGGCACGGCGCTCTCCGAGGGGGACCGCGAGACCGTCGCCAAGCGCGCCGCCGACCTCCTCAACCGTCTGGACGAAGCCGCCCCCGACCGCTCGACCGGCAGAGGTACGGCGAACCTCTACGAGGACTGA
- a CDS encoding ribonuclease domain-containing protein, protein MRIPPRITKFGAAGALASALLIGGTAVAATPAVATTHPATSYAATAHVASVHVKDVGKTCYSKLPSQAHDTLDLIAKGGPYPYPKDGTVFDNREGILPSQSSDYYHEFTVVTPGSPDRGARRIVAGEKKDEDYYTADHYKTFDLVDRGC, encoded by the coding sequence ATGAGAATCCCCCCACGGATCACCAAGTTCGGCGCTGCAGGCGCTCTCGCTTCGGCCCTTCTCATCGGCGGGACCGCGGTCGCCGCCACGCCTGCCGTCGCCACGACCCACCCGGCCACCTCGTACGCCGCCACGGCGCACGTCGCGTCCGTGCACGTCAAGGACGTCGGCAAGACCTGCTACTCCAAGCTGCCCTCACAGGCCCACGACACCCTCGACCTGATCGCCAAGGGCGGGCCCTACCCGTATCCCAAGGACGGGACGGTCTTCGACAACCGGGAGGGCATCCTGCCGTCCCAGAGCTCGGACTATTACCACGAGTTCACCGTTGTCACGCCCGGCTCGCCCGACCGCGGTGCGCGACGCATCGTGGCCGGCGAGAAGAAGGACGAGGACTACTACACCGCCGACCACTACAAGACCTTCGACCTCGTCGACCGCGGCTGCTGA
- a CDS encoding amino acid permease codes for MSRTITPPPQGSPQAAQNGEAVLSHGLKQRHLSMIALGGVIGAGLFVGSGVGIAAAGPAIVLLFAGTGALVMLIMRMLGEMSAARPSTGSFSVHAEEELGSWAGATSGWMYWLMLCAGVAAEATAAGTIMHTWVPFLPAYGWVAVFMVFFCASNLTAVKNFGEFEFWFSAVKVTAIVAFLVLGVLGILGVFGDAPGTSHLTGHGGFFPTGAAGLAAGLLTTISGFAGLETVTIAAAESDDPSRNVARAVRTAVWRIAVFYIGSMAVVVTLVPWNNPKVATDGPYVTVLDQLGIPAAGTIMQIVVLVALLSAMNANIYGSSRMAYSLVHRGQGPRFLAKVTRGVPAAAVLASCVFGFVAVIAGIVWPTTVFAWLLNIAGCSVLVVWSIVGLTQLRMRRRLEREAPELLSVRMWAFPYLTWLALAAILGVFAVMAGSADGRQQLAGTAVVAAALAGAGHLKQRRDRQAALGA; via the coding sequence ATGAGCCGGACCATCACCCCGCCGCCCCAGGGCTCCCCGCAGGCCGCGCAGAACGGCGAGGCCGTACTGTCGCACGGCCTCAAACAGCGCCATCTGTCGATGATCGCGCTCGGCGGGGTCATCGGCGCCGGGCTCTTCGTCGGCTCCGGGGTCGGCATCGCCGCGGCCGGGCCGGCCATCGTTCTCCTCTTCGCGGGGACCGGCGCGCTGGTCATGCTGATCATGCGGATGCTCGGCGAGATGTCCGCGGCCCGGCCCTCCACCGGCTCGTTCTCGGTGCACGCCGAGGAGGAGCTCGGCTCCTGGGCGGGAGCCACCTCGGGCTGGATGTACTGGCTGATGCTCTGCGCCGGTGTGGCCGCCGAGGCCACCGCGGCGGGCACGATCATGCACACCTGGGTGCCGTTCCTCCCCGCCTACGGCTGGGTGGCGGTCTTCATGGTGTTCTTCTGCGCCAGCAACCTCACCGCGGTCAAGAACTTCGGCGAGTTCGAGTTCTGGTTCTCCGCGGTCAAGGTCACCGCGATCGTCGCCTTCCTGGTGCTGGGTGTGCTCGGCATCCTCGGGGTGTTCGGCGACGCACCCGGCACCAGCCACCTCACCGGCCACGGCGGCTTCTTCCCGACCGGCGCCGCCGGGCTCGCCGCCGGGCTGCTGACCACCATCTCCGGGTTCGCGGGTCTGGAGACCGTCACCATCGCGGCGGCGGAGTCCGACGACCCGAGCCGGAACGTGGCCCGTGCCGTCCGCACCGCCGTCTGGCGTATCGCCGTGTTCTACATCGGCTCGATGGCCGTGGTGGTCACCCTGGTGCCGTGGAACAACCCGAAGGTCGCCACGGACGGCCCGTACGTCACCGTGCTCGACCAGCTCGGTATCCCGGCAGCAGGCACGATCATGCAGATCGTGGTGCTGGTGGCGCTGCTCTCCGCGATGAACGCCAATATCTACGGCTCGTCGCGGATGGCGTACTCCCTCGTCCACCGGGGCCAGGGGCCGCGTTTCCTGGCCAAGGTCACCCGGGGTGTGCCGGCCGCGGCGGTGCTGGCGTCCTGTGTGTTCGGCTTCGTGGCCGTGATCGCCGGGATCGTCTGGCCGACCACGGTGTTCGCCTGGCTGCTGAACATCGCCGGCTGCTCGGTGCTGGTCGTCTGGTCCATCGTCGGGCTCACCCAGCTGAGGATGCGCCGCCGCCTGGAGCGCGAGGCGCCCGAACTGCTCTCCGTGCGGATGTGGGCCTTCCCCTACCTGACCTGGCTGGCACTGGCCGCCATCCTGGGCGTCTTCGCCGTGATGGCCGGCAGCGCGGACGGGCGGCAGCAGCTCGCCGGTACGGCCGTGGTGGCCGCTGCGCTGGCGGGCGCGGGCCACCTCAAGCAGCGCCGCGACCGGCAGGCCGCCCTCGGCGCCTGA
- a CDS encoding helix-turn-helix domain-containing protein, which produces MTELPDEPVGAPPGDLSTVAPRLRDLRRRSGLTLETAARLVGLSPAHLSRLETRQRQPSLPVLLALARTYGTTVSDLLGETAPERDPILRADRTEPSEVGGWTYWTVGGAGRAMQALRVHVPQRTQGDLVRVHPGEEWLYVLEGRLRLTLGAAVHVLDPGDSAHFDSLTPHRISAASRGGTELLFVHTLLQSGAADWCLGDDARRRGV; this is translated from the coding sequence ATGACCGAGCTTCCCGACGAGCCCGTCGGCGCTCCGCCGGGGGACTTGTCCACCGTCGCGCCGCGCCTTCGTGACCTGCGCAGACGCAGTGGCCTCACGCTGGAGACCGCGGCCCGGCTGGTGGGACTCTCACCCGCACACCTGTCGCGGCTGGAGACACGTCAGCGGCAGCCGTCGCTGCCGGTACTGCTGGCGCTGGCCCGTACCTACGGCACCACGGTATCCGACCTGCTCGGCGAGACCGCGCCGGAGCGGGACCCGATCCTGCGCGCGGACCGTACGGAGCCGTCGGAGGTCGGCGGCTGGACGTACTGGACGGTGGGCGGAGCCGGGCGCGCGATGCAGGCGCTGCGGGTCCATGTGCCGCAGCGGACGCAGGGCGATCTGGTGCGGGTGCATCCGGGCGAGGAGTGGCTGTACGTCCTGGAGGGGCGGCTGCGGCTGACGCTCGGCGCGGCGGTGCACGTACTGGACCCGGGGGACTCGGCGCACTTCGACTCGCTCACACCGCACCGTATCTCCGCCGCCTCCCGGGGCGGGACCGAGCTGCTGTTCGTCCACACGCTGTTGCAGAGCGGGGCCGCCGACTGGTGCCTCGGCGACGACGCGAGGCGCCGCGGGGTGTGA
- a CDS encoding DUF6126 family protein, whose product MPDQTVPAVPASPPSEPLPGTAPAARTYKESKPPRGVYVRVFLYVVATHVLLAFMSFLVIVAKSR is encoded by the coding sequence GTGCCCGATCAGACCGTTCCTGCCGTACCCGCGTCTCCGCCGTCGGAGCCGTTGCCCGGGACGGCGCCCGCCGCCCGGACGTACAAGGAGAGCAAACCACCGCGCGGGGTGTATGTGCGGGTGTTCCTCTACGTCGTGGCGACGCATGTGCTGTTGGCGTTCATGAGCTTTCTGGTGATTGTTGCGAAGTCGCGTTAG
- a CDS encoding beta-N-acetylglucosaminidase domain-containing protein, with the protein MHRTRTGVATALAAVLAVIPLTGMAGPPGGGKAGRDGPQDSPGVAGSRALSPAPRSVLSRSDRVTITRSVTVVAGPGTDAPALAVVEKSLKDAGAERVVRAERAPGDGQLAVYVGGAGASRALRALGARGPDGLPAEGYALAVGGGRIALSGKDASGTYYAAQSLRQLLPHRDRPGARVRGTVVRDWPATPLRGVIEGFYGTPWSHEARLDQLDFYGEHKMNLYVYSPKDDPYLREKWRDPYPAGQLAQLKELVDRAHERHVEFTYALSPGLSVCYSSDADLRALTVKFQSLWDIGVRTFAVPLDDISYTDWNCAADKDAFGTGGGAAGAAQAHLLNRVRQEFIARHPGAQPLQMVPTEYYDVKPSPYKKALAARLDKDVLVEWTGVGVIAPTMTVAQARQARGVFGHRILTWDNYPVNDYVTNRLLLGPFNGREKGLPGQLAGITANPMIQPAASKLALYTVADYAWNDTAYDARASWGAAIAELAGGDARTARALRAFADAQYASSLNPRQAPELSAAIEQFGKDGEARRLDGVLRNLRDAPGVLRDRLADRGFVKDSGPWLDATRAWGVAARGALRLIEATRAGDDAKAWQLRQRIPELVRTATSFGYVDMAGKRVPVLVADGVLDAFVEAAVAEHDAALGVVGRPKGATDLAVYQDHAVSRMTDGDDTTYFWSGAAPRAGSFVELDLHAERGLGTVRLAMGKSGSPDDYLRHGVLEYSSDHRNWHPLTSFGGKAEVSAEPPAGARARYVRARATAAQDNWLVVREFAVAGDGAATVAGGPPAAEGSALRSAGDGDPATAYRAARAAQQGEVLEFTPDAPRRARSVTVLRPQGAPAGAAEVETLTGGAWRTLGMLSGALTRLPAGDGAIGGVRLVWRDGASAPEVNEVILH; encoded by the coding sequence ATGCACCGTACGCGCACCGGGGTGGCCACCGCGTTGGCCGCGGTCCTGGCCGTGATCCCTCTGACGGGCATGGCCGGGCCGCCGGGCGGCGGGAAGGCGGGGCGGGACGGGCCCCAGGACAGTCCCGGAGTTGCCGGTTCCCGCGCCCTCTCCCCCGCGCCCCGGTCCGTCCTGAGCCGGTCCGACCGGGTCACCATCACCCGCTCCGTGACCGTCGTCGCCGGGCCGGGCACCGACGCCCCGGCACTGGCCGTCGTCGAGAAGTCGCTCAAGGACGCCGGTGCGGAACGGGTCGTACGGGCCGAAAGAGCCCCGGGTGACGGGCAGTTGGCGGTATATGTCGGCGGGGCGGGCGCGTCGCGCGCCTTGCGGGCGCTGGGGGCCCGGGGGCCGGACGGGCTGCCCGCCGAGGGGTATGCGCTGGCCGTTGGTGGGGGCCGGATCGCGTTGTCCGGCAAGGACGCCAGTGGTACGTACTACGCCGCACAGTCGCTGCGGCAGCTGCTGCCCCACCGGGACCGGCCGGGCGCACGGGTGCGGGGCACCGTCGTACGGGACTGGCCGGCCACCCCGCTGCGGGGTGTCATCGAGGGCTTCTACGGAACTCCTTGGTCGCACGAGGCCCGGCTCGACCAGCTCGACTTCTACGGCGAGCACAAGATGAACCTGTATGTGTACTCGCCCAAGGACGACCCCTATCTGCGGGAGAAGTGGCGTGACCCGTATCCCGCGGGGCAGCTCGCGCAGCTCAAAGAGCTGGTGGACCGGGCGCACGAGCGGCATGTGGAGTTCACCTATGCGCTCTCCCCGGGGCTGTCCGTCTGCTACAGCTCCGACGCCGATCTCCGGGCGCTGACCGTCAAGTTCCAGAGCCTGTGGGACATCGGTGTGCGGACCTTCGCGGTGCCGCTGGACGACATCAGTTACACGGACTGGAACTGCGCGGCGGACAAGGACGCGTTCGGGACCGGCGGCGGGGCGGCGGGGGCCGCACAGGCGCATCTGCTCAATCGCGTCCGGCAGGAGTTCATCGCCCGGCATCCGGGTGCCCAGCCGCTGCAGATGGTGCCGACCGAGTACTACGACGTGAAGCCCTCGCCGTACAAGAAAGCGCTGGCCGCGCGGCTGGACAAGGACGTGCTGGTCGAGTGGACGGGGGTGGGGGTGATCGCGCCGACGATGACCGTCGCCCAGGCACGGCAGGCCCGAGGGGTGTTCGGGCACCGGATCCTGACGTGGGACAACTACCCGGTCAATGACTATGTGACCAACCGGTTGCTGCTCGGGCCGTTCAACGGCCGGGAGAAGGGGCTGCCGGGGCAGCTGGCGGGGATCACCGCGAACCCGATGATCCAGCCTGCCGCGTCCAAGCTCGCGCTGTACACGGTGGCCGACTACGCGTGGAACGACACGGCGTATGACGCCCGCGCCTCCTGGGGTGCGGCGATCGCGGAGCTGGCCGGCGGCGACGCCCGTACGGCACGGGCGCTGCGGGCCTTCGCCGATGCCCAGTACGCCTCGTCGCTCAATCCGCGGCAGGCGCCCGAACTGTCCGCCGCCATCGAGCAGTTCGGCAAGGACGGCGAGGCGCGGCGGCTGGACGGGGTGCTGCGGAACCTGCGGGACGCGCCGGGGGTGCTGCGGGACCGGCTCGCCGACCGGGGGTTCGTCAAGGACAGCGGGCCCTGGCTGGATGCCACCCGGGCCTGGGGCGTCGCGGCGCGCGGCGCCCTGCGGCTGATCGAGGCCACCAGGGCGGGGGACGATGCCAAGGCCTGGCAACTGCGGCAGCGCATCCCGGAGTTGGTGCGGACAGCCACCTCGTTCGGGTATGTGGACATGGCGGGGAAGAGGGTGCCGGTGCTGGTGGCGGACGGGGTGCTGGACGCCTTCGTCGAGGCGGCGGTGGCCGAGCACGACGCGGCGCTGGGCGTCGTCGGCCGTCCGAAGGGGGCGACCGATCTGGCCGTCTACCAGGACCATGCGGTTTCCCGGATGACCGATGGTGATGACACCACCTACTTCTGGAGCGGTGCGGCGCCCCGGGCCGGCTCCTTCGTGGAGCTGGATCTGCACGCGGAGCGTGGGCTGGGCACCGTACGGCTGGCGATGGGCAAGAGCGGCAGCCCTGACGACTATCTGCGGCACGGCGTCCTGGAGTACTCGTCGGACCACAGGAACTGGCACCCGCTGACCTCGTTCGGCGGAAAGGCCGAGGTCAGTGCCGAACCGCCGGCCGGGGCCAGGGCCCGGTACGTCCGCGCGCGGGCGACGGCGGCGCAGGACAACTGGCTGGTGGTGCGGGAGTTCGCGGTGGCCGGGGACGGTGCGGCGACGGTGGCCGGCGGCCCGCCCGCGGCGGAGGGCAGTGCGCTGCGGTCGGCGGGGGACGGTGACCCGGCGACCGCCTATCGCGCGGCGCGGGCGGCGCAGCAGGGTGAGGTGCTGGAGTTCACCCCGGACGCGCCCCGCAGGGCACGGTCCGTCACCGTCCTGCGACCGCAGGGCGCACCTGCCGGGGCGGCGGAGGTCGAGACCCTTACGGGCGGCGCCTGGCGCACACTCGGCATGCTGTCCGGGGCCTTGACGCGGCTGCCGGCCGGCGACGGCGCGATCGGGGGCGTGCGCCTGGTCTGGCGGGACGGGGCGTCGGCGCCCGAGGTCAATGAGGTGATACTGCACTGA
- a CDS encoding transcriptional regulator, translating to MARPAPDAPRPTAAAVLDDAVRSLTPDTDANRLVSRIEAGAAPRSVFATFALEQHHVISADRLSFQHLARRADGDPPVADFFDLLAQGEALAMKQLAGLADACELSERQIAEYQPRPGCQAYPSYAARLALGGAPSDVAIALTANFAAWGGYCAVVEAAMRDHYAFPEEACRFFGFFAGPAPAVDEKAREAVQHGLDTGQARPVTAHRYGRLLQAYELMFWNCVAE from the coding sequence ATGGCCCGACCCGCGCCCGATGCCCCCCGTCCGACCGCGGCCGCCGTGCTCGATGACGCGGTCCGTTCCCTCACCCCGGACACCGATGCCAACCGGCTGGTCTCGCGGATCGAGGCGGGGGCGGCGCCGCGCTCCGTGTTCGCCACCTTCGCCCTCGAACAGCATCATGTGATCAGCGCCGACCGGCTCAGCTTCCAGCATCTGGCGCGGCGGGCGGACGGCGATCCGCCCGTGGCCGACTTCTTCGACCTGCTCGCCCAGGGCGAGGCGCTGGCCATGAAGCAGCTGGCCGGGCTGGCGGACGCCTGTGAGCTGAGCGAGCGGCAGATCGCGGAGTACCAGCCGCGCCCCGGGTGCCAGGCCTACCCCTCCTATGCGGCGCGGCTCGCCCTCGGCGGCGCGCCGTCCGATGTGGCGATCGCACTGACCGCCAACTTCGCGGCGTGGGGCGGCTATTGCGCGGTCGTCGAGGCCGCGATGCGGGACCACTACGCCTTCCCCGAGGAGGCCTGTCGGTTCTTCGGGTTCTTCGCCGGGCCGGCACCGGCCGTCGACGAGAAGGCGCGCGAGGCGGTGCAGCACGGCCTCGACACCGGCCAGGCGCGGCCGGTCACGGCGCACCGCTACGGGCGCCTCCTCCAGGCGTATGAACTCATGTTCTGGAACTGCGTCGCGGAGTGA
- the allB gene encoding allantoinase AllB: MSETELVLRSTRVVTPQGTRAASVTVAGGTITAVLPHDAEAPAGARVRDFGDDVLLPGLVDTHVHVNDPGRTEWEGFWTATRAAAAGGITTLLDMPLNSLPPTTSAAHLDTKRAVARSKAHVDVGFWGGAIPGNVKDLRPLYDAGVFGFKCFLSPSGVDEFPELDQEQLAAALGEIAGFGGLLIVHAEDPGHLGAAPQPHGPKYADFLASRPRACENDAIAGLIALARRLDARVHVLHLSSSDALPLIAAAKREGVKISVESCPHFLTLTAEEIPDGATEFKCCPPIREAANRDALWEGLADGTLDCIVSDHSPSTADLKTADFGAAWGGISSLQLGLPAIWTEARERGHTLDDVVRWMATAPAALAGLGHKGAIEPGRDADFAVLAPEETFTVDPQALQHRNKITAYAGKTLHGVVRSTWLRGREIHDGATLAAPTGRLLERPHRA; this comes from the coding sequence GTGTCCGAAACAGAGCTGGTGCTGCGCTCCACACGCGTCGTCACCCCGCAGGGGACGCGCGCCGCGTCCGTCACCGTCGCGGGCGGCACGATCACCGCGGTGCTGCCGCACGACGCCGAGGCTCCGGCCGGGGCGCGGGTCAGGGACTTCGGTGACGATGTCCTGCTGCCCGGCCTCGTCGACACCCACGTCCACGTCAACGACCCCGGCCGCACCGAGTGGGAGGGCTTCTGGACCGCCACCCGCGCGGCCGCGGCCGGCGGCATCACCACCCTCCTGGACATGCCGCTCAACAGCCTGCCGCCCACCACCAGCGCCGCCCACCTCGACACCAAGCGCGCGGTCGCCCGCAGCAAGGCCCATGTCGACGTCGGCTTCTGGGGCGGTGCCATCCCCGGCAACGTCAAGGACCTGCGCCCGCTGTACGACGCCGGTGTCTTCGGCTTCAAATGCTTTCTCTCACCCTCCGGCGTGGACGAGTTCCCCGAGCTCGACCAGGAGCAACTGGCCGCAGCCCTCGGTGAGATCGCGGGATTCGGCGGCCTGCTGATCGTGCACGCCGAGGACCCGGGCCATCTGGGCGCGGCGCCCCAGCCGCACGGCCCGAAGTACGCCGACTTCCTCGCGTCCCGCCCCCGCGCCTGCGAGAACGACGCCATCGCCGGACTGATCGCGCTCGCCCGGCGGCTCGACGCGCGGGTGCACGTCCTGCATCTGTCCTCCAGCGACGCACTGCCGCTGATCGCGGCCGCCAAGCGCGAGGGCGTCAAGATCAGCGTCGAGTCCTGCCCGCACTTCCTCACCCTGACCGCCGAGGAAATCCCGGACGGCGCAACGGAGTTCAAGTGCTGCCCGCCGATCCGCGAGGCCGCCAACCGGGACGCCCTGTGGGAGGGGCTGGCCGACGGCACCCTCGACTGCATCGTCTCCGACCACTCGCCCTCCACCGCCGACCTCAAGACCGCCGACTTCGGCGCGGCCTGGGGCGGCATCTCCTCCCTCCAGCTCGGCCTGCCCGCCATCTGGACCGAGGCCCGCGAGCGCGGTCACACCCTCGATGACGTGGTGCGCTGGATGGCCACCGCGCCCGCGGCGCTGGCCGGCCTCGGTCACAAGGGCGCCATCGAGCCCGGCCGGGACGCGGACTTCGCCGTCCTCGCCCCCGAGGAGACCTTCACCGTCGACCCGCAGGCCCTCCAGCACCGCAACAAGATCACCGCCTATGCCGGAAAGACCCTGCACGGCGTCGTACGGTCCACCTGGCTGCGCGGCCGGGAGATCCACGACGGCGCCACCCTCGCCGCCCCCACCGGCCGGCTGCTCGAACGACCGCACCGCGCCTGA
- a CDS encoding NCS1 family nucleobase:cation symporter-1 has translation MTTPPKPPQPDPRLFNSDLAPAPERTWGTYSIFALWMSDTHAISNYAFAASLFVLGLPAWEVFVALLAGITIVHWLMNRMGHAGHRTGVPYPVLARASWGVYGANIPALLRAVMAVAWYGIQTWLASTAVVLLTLQLAPGLEAYHHNSVLGLSTLGWVAFLVMWGLQAVLLTRGMEFIRKVQDFATGPVVWLVVLALAVYLVVKSGGDISLTRSLTGLSGSAQAEQSLIAVSLTVATFLTLVLNYADFARFTPDHRSYRRGNLIGLPVNFTAFAVVAVLVTAGTISVFGEAIYDPVKVIQKIDNPVVTVIGALAFIVATIGINVVANFVSPAYDFANLAPKYLNFKRGGMITAVLSIVVMPWKLYSSALVIQYFLGALGAFLGPLVAILLVDYHLVRRGRIDVDALFSADARGAYFYRRGYNPKAVAAFLPAAAVCAALALVPAFAVVAPFSWIVGMGLAGALYALLSRRERAAAAAGPVPEEIIPSQVGAVVAEGPAASAGAGPLAPPVPVKGS, from the coding sequence GTGACCACACCCCCGAAGCCCCCGCAGCCGGACCCACGCCTCTTCAACAGCGACCTCGCGCCGGCCCCCGAGCGCACCTGGGGCACGTACAGCATCTTCGCGCTGTGGATGTCCGACACCCATGCGATCAGCAACTACGCCTTCGCGGCCAGCCTGTTCGTGCTCGGCCTGCCCGCCTGGGAGGTGTTCGTGGCGCTGCTGGCCGGCATCACGATCGTCCACTGGCTGATGAACCGGATGGGGCACGCCGGGCACCGGACCGGAGTCCCCTACCCGGTGCTCGCCCGCGCCAGCTGGGGCGTCTACGGCGCCAACATCCCCGCCCTGCTGCGCGCGGTCATGGCCGTGGCCTGGTACGGCATCCAGACCTGGCTGGCCTCCACCGCCGTGGTCCTGCTGACACTGCAGCTCGCGCCGGGCCTGGAGGCCTACCATCACAACTCGGTGCTGGGGCTGTCCACGCTGGGCTGGGTCGCGTTCCTGGTGATGTGGGGGCTGCAGGCCGTCCTGCTGACCCGGGGGATGGAGTTCATCCGCAAGGTCCAGGACTTCGCGACCGGTCCGGTGGTCTGGCTGGTCGTCCTCGCGCTCGCGGTGTATCTGGTGGTCAAGTCCGGCGGTGATATCTCGCTGACCCGCTCCCTTACCGGCCTCAGCGGCTCCGCGCAGGCCGAGCAGAGCCTGATCGCGGTCAGCCTGACCGTCGCCACCTTCCTGACCCTGGTCCTCAACTACGCCGACTTCGCCCGCTTCACCCCCGACCACCGCTCCTATCGGCGCGGCAACCTGATCGGGCTGCCGGTGAACTTCACCGCCTTCGCCGTGGTCGCCGTCCTCGTCACCGCGGGCACGATCTCCGTCTTCGGCGAGGCGATCTACGACCCGGTGAAGGTGATCCAGAAGATCGACAATCCGGTGGTCACGGTCATCGGCGCGCTGGCCTTCATCGTCGCCACCATCGGCATCAACGTCGTCGCCAATTTCGTCTCGCCCGCCTACGACTTCGCCAACCTCGCGCCGAAGTACCTGAACTTCAAGCGCGGCGGCATGATCACCGCGGTGCTGTCGATCGTCGTCATGCCCTGGAAGCTGTATTCGTCCGCGCTGGTGATCCAGTACTTCCTGGGGGCGCTCGGTGCCTTCCTCGGCCCCCTGGTGGCGATCCTGCTCGTCGACTACCACCTGGTGCGCCGCGGCCGGATCGATGTCGACGCGCTGTTCTCGGCCGACGCCCGGGGCGCCTACTTCTACCGCAGGGGCTACAACCCGAAGGCGGTGGCCGCTTTCCTGCCGGCCGCCGCGGTCTGCGCCGCGCTCGCCCTGGTCCCGGCCTTCGCCGTGGTCGCGCCGTTCTCCTGGATCGTCGGCATGGGGCTCGCCGGGGCGCTCTACGCCCTGCTCTCCCGCCGTGAGCGCGCCGCGGCCGCCGCCGGACCGGTCCCGGAGGAGATCATCCCGTCGCAGGTCGGGGCCGTAGTGGCGGAGGGACCCGCAGCGTCGGCGGGGGCCGGGCCGCTCGCTCCGCCGGTGCCGGTCAAGGGGTCTTGA